In Uranotaenia lowii strain MFRU-FL chromosome 2, ASM2978415v1, whole genome shotgun sequence, one genomic interval encodes:
- the LOC129740999 gene encoding uncharacterized protein LOC129740999 gives MITLKVIALAVLVLTLASAGAFVLMETEESGLLLKNETLIQMFCIRESGSDAAYQKYLSTLGNLGLCILNLNDSSDISFEATSSGVIRIKNPCPLLNTSLPCFDGFKEAFTLCFREDSASLTGQVANEITSNLYNLMCGDASIYEEMGQRAFHQCVTRLWNELDECSGPSLFPKNSRYDNVCGAYKLGRECLQRKVNDCETQEVMKLVDAVLEPFNKFGRCMDDDF, from the exons atgattACACTAAAAGTAATTGCGCTGGCTGTTCTAGTATTAACAT tGGCATCTGCAGGCGCCTTCGTTTTGATGGAAACAGAAGAGTCGGGACtgttgttgaaaaatgaaactcTCATTCAAATGTTTTGTATCAGGGAATCAGGATCCGATGCAGCCTATCAGAAATATCTTTCCACACTCGGAAATCTCGGCTTGTGCATACTGAATTTAAACGATTCGTCGGATATATCATTCGAGGCCACATCATCCGGTGtgatacgaataaaaaa CCCTTGTCCATTGTTGAACACAAGTCTCCCTTGTTTCGATGGTTTTAAAGAAGCTTTCACCTTGTGCTTTCGCGAAGATTCTGCTTCGTTAACTGGGCAGGTGGCGAATGAAATCACCAGCAATTTATACAATTTGATGTGTGGTGATGCATCCATCTATGAAG AAATGGGACAGCGAGCTTTCCATCAATGTGTTACTCGATTATGGAATGAACTCGATGAATGCAGTGGGCCTAGCTTATTCCCAAAGAATTCAAGATATGATAACGTGTGCGGGGCATACAAGTTGGGTCGAGAATGTTTGCAGAGAAAAGTGAACGACTGTGAGACTCAAGAAGTCATGAAACTAGTGGATGCTGTCTTGGAACCGTTTAACAAGTTCGGTAGATGTATGGATgatgatttttaa